One Manduca sexta isolate Smith_Timp_Sample1 chromosome 26, JHU_Msex_v1.0, whole genome shotgun sequence genomic region harbors:
- the LOC115450183 gene encoding transmembrane protease serine 12 — MQICGGTIIAKNVVLTAAHCLTRDRTKPKASLFAVAAGKVYRPWNAPNDVGAQKSNVYAIEIPPRYQGPVGNFQEDIALLFLNKALRYNEFVRPACLNFNPDYDKTQLEKNVGSIVGWGLTGENSLPSQVLQAAELPIVPIEKCLEESPVSFRSSITGDKFCAGHTNGTAVCRGDSGGGLTIPGIVKRANVDPPCFELHVFLRGVTSTSPTSDNSCNVYTWATFTHLLRHEHFVKAHVPDIEESCVPLMVYKENELLPV, encoded by the exons ATGCAAATATGCGGAGGCACCATTATCGCTAAGAATGTAGTCTTGACAG CCGCACATTGCCTCACAAGAGACAGAACGAAACCCAAGGCGTCTCTCTTCGCCGTAGCCGCTGGTAAAGTCTATCGACCATGGAACGCCCCAAACGATGTAGGAGCTCAGAAATCCAAC GTGTATGCAATCGAGATCCCGCCGCGGTACCAAGGACCTGTGGGGAACTTCCAAGAGGACATCGCCTTACTGTTCCTCAACAAGGCACTCAGATACAACGAGTTCGTGCGACCAGCTTGTCTCAACTTCAATCCGGATTACGACAAAACACAGCTAGAGAAAAACGTGGGCAGT ATCGTGGGCTGGGGTCTGACGGGCGAGAACTCCTTGCCGTCTCAGGTGCTTCAAGCCGCTGAGCTCCCGATCGTTCCCATCGAAAAGTGTTTAGAGGAGAGCCCAGTGAGCTTCAGGAGCTCCATCACCGGGGACAAATTCTGCGCCGGACATACCAATG GCACAGCGGTGTGTCGCGGCGACAGCGGCGGCGGACTGACCATCCCCGGCATCGTGAAGCGTGCTAACGTCGATCCGCCGTGTTTTGAGTTGCACGTGTTCCTCCGCGGCGTGACTTCCACCTCCCCCACTTCAGACAACTCGTGCAACGTCTACACCTGGGCCACCTTCACCCACCTGCTACGTCACGAGCACTTCGTGAAGGCCCACGTGCCTGATATAGAGGAGTCTTGTGTGCCCTTAATGGTGTATAAGGAAAATGAACTACTACCTGTTTAG
- the LOC115453921 gene encoding chymotrypsin-like elastase family member 1 yields the protein MRLSFIFLIVLYFGLGALGSRIRNTRSSVPYDLLPSYLIGGNSGTGGEPSIYTKTEDIKNIETGLGALGSWITNRRRVSLFDIITNNLSYGHARTAGLTSRNKKTEVTIIKDDIKNREAVINSTQATNDTPATDDILATNDTTNDATNDTKETNSTKDVYLNKAPWHAGLYTKTKDPYMQICGGTIIANNVVLTAAHCLTQDRMKPKASLFAVAAGKIFRSWDDPNDVEAQKSDVDAIEIPPRYQGHVGNFQEDIAILFLNKAFTYNEFVRPACLNFNPDYDKNQLEGNMGSIVGWGLTGENSLPSEVLQAAELPIVPIDKCIEESPVSFRSAITGDKICAGYTNGTAVCHGDSGGGLTIPGMVKCANVDPPCFELNMFLHGVTSTAPTSDKSCNIYTWATFTHLLRHEHFVKAHVPDIEKSCVPLKVYKKK from the exons ATGAGattgtcatttatatttttaattgtattgtatttcg gtCTGGGAGCTCTGGGATCTCGGATCAGAAATACAAGAAGTAGTGTGCCATATGATTTATTGCCATCTTATTTAATTGGCGGTAATTCGGGAACCGGGGGTGAACCTtcaatatatacaaaaacagAGGATATAAAGAATATAGAAACGG GTCTGGGGGCACTGGGATCTTGGATTACAAATAGAAGAAGAGTGAGcctatttgatattattacaaataatttaagttaCGGACATGCAAGAACCGCGGGTCTCacttcaagaaataaaaaaacagaggTCACAATTATTAAAGATGATATAAAGAATAGAGAAGCGGTTATAAATTCTACACAGGCTACAAATGATACACCGGCTACAGATGATATACTGGCTACAAATGATACCACAAATGATGCTACAAATGATACAAAGGAAACAAACTCAACCAAGGATGTATACCTAAATAAGGCTCCGTGGCACGCGGGGCTGTACACGAAGACTAAGGACCCTTACATGCAAATATGCGGAGGCACCATTATCGCTAACAATGTAGTTTTGACGG CTGCACATTGCCTCACACAGGACAGAATGAAACCCAAGGCGTCTCTCTTCGCCGTAGCCGCTGGAAAAATCTTTCGATCATGGGACGACCCGAACGACGTAGAAGCTCAGAAATCCGAC GTGGATGCAATCGAGATCCCGCCGCGATACCAAGGACATGTGGGGAACTTCCAAGAGGACATCGCCATACTTTTCCTCAACAAGGCGTTCACGTACAACGAGTTCGTACGACCAGCTTGCCTCAACTTCAATCCTGATTATGACAAAAATCAGCTGGAGGGAAACATGGGCAGT ATCGTGGGCTGGGGTCTGACGGGCGAGAACTCCTTGCCGTCTGAGGTGCTTCAAGCCGCTGAGCTCCCGATCGTTCCCATCGACAAGTGTATAGAGGAGAGCCCAGTGAGCTTCAGGAGCGCCATCACCGGGGACAAGATCTGCGCCGGATATACCAATG GCACAGCGGTGTGTCACGGCGACAGCGGCGGCGGACTGACCATACCCGGCATGGTGAAATGTGCGAACGTCGATCCGCCGTGTTTTGAGTTAAATATGTTTCTCCACGGCGTGACTTCCACCGCCCCCACTTCAGACAAGTCGTGCAACATCTACACTTGGGCCACCTTCACCCACCTGCTACGTCACGAGCACTTCGTGAAGGCCCACGTGCCGGATATAGAGAAGTCTTGTGTGCCCTTAAAAgtgtataagaaaaaataa
- the LOC115453920 gene encoding chymotrypsin-C isoform X1: MWVQAGVILSVVLMMCADQAIKVPDILPIMSGGFRVKTPDTYPWHAGLYTKTTKPYMQICGGTIVSKRAVISAAHCFTLDRHIPPASQYAVGAGKIYRPWNNLQDSTRQHSDVLDIKIPPRYQGSVANFQDDIAVVILVKELITHAFVSPACVNFDPDLREAQLSEGQLGKIVGWGLTGENSPASQVLQGATLPIVSIETCIEESPVGFRSSITGDKICAGYDNGTAVCRGDSGGGLVFQAKWQLLELAFLRGVVSTSPTTENMCNTHTWATFTDIHKHESFLKSVLPDIEKSCQLPPNNNFDRIELSGTIQRTQHCRCSCQCNKPYEVEYEGRIFKLNLS; encoded by the exons ATGTGGGTCCAGGCTGGGGTTATATTGAGTGTTGTGTTGATGATGTGTGCAG ACCAAGCCATAAAGGTACCTGATATATTACCTATCATGAGTGGTGGCTTCCGCGTGAAAACGCCTGATACGTACCCGTGGCACGCCGGGCTGTACACGAAGACCACAAAACCTTACATGCAGATCTGCGGCGGGACGATCGTCTCGAAGCGCGCTGTCATATCAG CCGCACATTGCTTCACCCTGGACCGACACATTCCTCCTGCATCTCAGTACGCCGTGGGTGCCGGCAAAATTTACCGGCCGTGGAATAATTTGCAAGATTCAACACGTCAACATTCTGAT GTATTGGATATAAAGATCCCACCACGCTACCAAGGCAGCGTGGCGAATTTCCAAGACGATATCGCAGTTGTGATACTCGTCAAGGAGCTTATCACACATGCATTTGTGTCTCCGGCTTGCGTCAACTTTGATCCTGATTTACGGGAGGCACAACTGAGCGAAGGGCAATTGGGCAAG ATCGTAGGCTGGGGTCTGACGGGGGAGAACTCGCCGGCATCTCAAGTGCTTCAGGGCGCCACCCTGCCGATCGTCTCTATCGAAACGTGTATCGAAGAAAGCCCGGTGGGCTTTAGGAGCTCCATCACCGGGGACAAGATCTGCGCCGGATACGACAatg GCACGGCGGTGTGTCGCGGCGACAGCGGCGGCGGGCTGGTCTTCCAAGCGAAATGGCAGCTCCTCGAGCTGGCCTTCCTGCGCGGCGTGGTGTCCACATCCCCCACCACGGAGAACATGTGCAACACCCACACATGGGCTACTTTCACCGACATTCACAAACACGAAAGCTTCCTCAAGTCTGTGCTGCCTGACATTGAAAAGTCTTGCCAATTACCGCCTAATAACAATTTTGACCGAATTGAATTGAGTGGAACAATCCAACGAACACAGCACTGTCGATGTTCTTGTCAATGTAATAAGCCTTACGAAGTGGAGTATGAAGGAAGAATATTCAAACttaatttatcataa
- the LOC115453920 gene encoding clotting factor C isoform X2 encodes MSGGFRVKTPDTYPWHAGLYTKTTKPYMQICGGTIVSKRAVISAAHCFTLDRHIPPASQYAVGAGKIYRPWNNLQDSTRQHSDVLDIKIPPRYQGSVANFQDDIAVVILVKELITHAFVSPACVNFDPDLREAQLSEGQLGKIVGWGLTGENSPASQVLQGATLPIVSIETCIEESPVGFRSSITGDKICAGYDNGTAVCRGDSGGGLVFQAKWQLLELAFLRGVVSTSPTTENMCNTHTWATFTDIHKHESFLKSVLPDIEKSCQLPPNNNFDRIELSGTIQRTQHCRCSCQCNKPYEVEYEGRIFKLNLS; translated from the exons ATGAGTGGTGGCTTCCGCGTGAAAACGCCTGATACGTACCCGTGGCACGCCGGGCTGTACACGAAGACCACAAAACCTTACATGCAGATCTGCGGCGGGACGATCGTCTCGAAGCGCGCTGTCATATCAG CCGCACATTGCTTCACCCTGGACCGACACATTCCTCCTGCATCTCAGTACGCCGTGGGTGCCGGCAAAATTTACCGGCCGTGGAATAATTTGCAAGATTCAACACGTCAACATTCTGAT GTATTGGATATAAAGATCCCACCACGCTACCAAGGCAGCGTGGCGAATTTCCAAGACGATATCGCAGTTGTGATACTCGTCAAGGAGCTTATCACACATGCATTTGTGTCTCCGGCTTGCGTCAACTTTGATCCTGATTTACGGGAGGCACAACTGAGCGAAGGGCAATTGGGCAAG ATCGTAGGCTGGGGTCTGACGGGGGAGAACTCGCCGGCATCTCAAGTGCTTCAGGGCGCCACCCTGCCGATCGTCTCTATCGAAACGTGTATCGAAGAAAGCCCGGTGGGCTTTAGGAGCTCCATCACCGGGGACAAGATCTGCGCCGGATACGACAatg GCACGGCGGTGTGTCGCGGCGACAGCGGCGGCGGGCTGGTCTTCCAAGCGAAATGGCAGCTCCTCGAGCTGGCCTTCCTGCGCGGCGTGGTGTCCACATCCCCCACCACGGAGAACATGTGCAACACCCACACATGGGCTACTTTCACCGACATTCACAAACACGAAAGCTTCCTCAAGTCTGTGCTGCCTGACATTGAAAAGTCTTGCCAATTACCGCCTAATAACAATTTTGACCGAATTGAATTGAGTGGAACAATCCAACGAACACAGCACTGTCGATGTTCTTGTCAATGTAATAAGCCTTACGAAGTGGAGTATGAAGGAAGAATATTCAAACttaatttatcataa